The genomic window CGCCGGACCCGGATCGCGCGCGGCGCCAGCCGGCCGAGCGAGGCGCCGCTCGATTCGCCCGCCGGCAGCTACAGTTTCGACGGCGTCCGCGAAGGCATCCTGTCGGCGCCGGGGGCGGTCGCGGCGAGCTGCAACTAGGGCGTGTTCACAGTAGTTTCGTGGGCGCGACGCTGCCGTCGCGGGCGCACCGCGGCGTGACAAAAAAACGGGGCACCCCTTCCGAGGCGCCCCGCAAGACTGATCTCGCAACCGATCAGAACAACTCTTCGTCCAGTGCCATCAGCGGCGCGGCGCCGGCGCGGGCCTGGCGGATCGCCGTCGCCGTCTCCGGCAGCAGCTTGGCGAAATAGAAACGGGCGGTGGCGAGCTTGGCCTTGTAGAAGGCATCGCCCGAATCCTGCTTCGCCAGCGCGATCTTCGCCATGCGCGCCCAGAAGTACGCGAACACCAGGTGGCCGGCGACTTTCATGTAGGGCACGGCGGCGGCGCCGACGTCGTCGGGGTTCTTCATCGCGTTCATGCCGATTTCCATGGTCAGCTTCTGCAGCTTCTCGGCGACGTCGGCGAGCGGCGCGACGAACTCGGCCATCTGCGCGTCGTCCTTGTTCTCGATGACGAAGGCCTCGACGCGGCGGCCGAACTTCTTCAGCTTCGCACCCTGGTCGGCGAGCACCTTGCGCGCCAGCAGGTCGAGCGACTGGATGGTGTTGGTGCCTTCGTAGATCTGGTTGATGCGCGCGTCGCGGACGTACTGCTCCATGCCCCATTCGCTGATGAAGCCGTGGCCGCCGAAGACCTGCAGGCCGAGGTTGGTGCACTCGAAGGCGTTGTCGGTGAGGAAGGCCTTGATGATCGGGATCAGCAGCGCGACGACGTCGTCGGCCTCCTCGCGGGCCTTCGCGTCGGGGTGGGCGAGCGCGCGGTCGAGCTCGAGCGCGACGAAGTAGGAGAAGGCGCGGCCGGCTTCGGCGTAGGCCTTCTGCGTCAGCAGCATGCGCCGCACGTCGGGGTGCACGATGATCGGGTCGGCCGCCTTGTCCTTCGCCTTCGGCCCGGTCAGCGCGCGGCTCTGCAGGCGCTCGCGGGCGTAGGCCAGCGAGTTCTGGTAGGCCACTTCGGTGAGGCCGAGGCCCTGCATGCCGACCCCCAGGCGGGCCGCGTTCATCATCACGAACATCGCCTGCAGCCCCTTGTGCGGCTGGCCGAGCAGCCAGCCTTGAGCGCCGTCGAAGTTCATCACGCAGGTCGAATTGCCGTGGATGCCCATCTTGTGTTCGATCGAGCCGCAGGCGGCGCCGTTCCTCGCGCCGAGCGAACCGTCGGCGTTCGGCACGAACTTCGGCACGGCGAACAGGCTGATGCCCTTGGTGCCGGCCGGCGCGTCGGGCAGCCGGGCGAGCACCAGGTGCACGATGTTCTCGGCCAGGTCGTGTTCGCCGGAGGAGATGA from Azospira restricta includes these protein-coding regions:
- a CDS encoding acyl-CoA dehydrogenase C-terminal domain-containing protein, with translation MGQYQPPLRDMHFVLHELLDVESQLAEMPAHAETNRELIDQILEEGGKFCAEVIFPLNQVGDREGCTWDKGTVTTPSGFKEAYAQYREAGWPALTCDPEFGGQGLPQVVNNALYEMMNSSNQAWTMYPGLSHGAYECIHAHGSAELKRAYLPKLVSGEWTGTMCLTEPHCGTDLGILRTKAEPHADGSYAISGTKIFISSGEHDLAENIVHLVLARLPDAPAGTKGISLFAVPKFVPNADGSLGARNGAACGSIEHKMGIHGNSTCVMNFDGAQGWLLGQPHKGLQAMFVMMNAARLGVGMQGLGLTEVAYQNSLAYARERLQSRALTGPKAKDKAADPIIVHPDVRRMLLTQKAYAEAGRAFSYFVALELDRALAHPDAKAREEADDVVALLIPIIKAFLTDNAFECTNLGLQVFGGHGFISEWGMEQYVRDARINQIYEGTNTIQSLDLLARKVLADQGAKLKKFGRRVEAFVIENKDDAQMAEFVAPLADVAEKLQKLTMEIGMNAMKNPDDVGAAAVPYMKVAGHLVFAYFWARMAKIALAKQDSGDAFYKAKLATARFYFAKLLPETATAIRQARAGAAPLMALDEELF